A stretch of Triticum aestivum cultivar Chinese Spring chromosome 1D, IWGSC CS RefSeq v2.1, whole genome shotgun sequence DNA encodes these proteins:
- the LOC100415878 gene encoding avenin-3 yields the protein MKKFLVLALIVVAATTTAAEPFTAFRSAWEPQHPSSPEHQPTPQPQEHPVPHQKLNPCRDALLQQCSPVADMSFLRSQVVQHSSCLVMWEQCCQQLKAIPKQSRCEAIHNVVHAIILQQQQQLVQATSTQPQQQQQQGQQQQQGLGSSQPQQQTQLDQGWIAVIGTWVIQTIPAMCDVHVPPYCYTTISPSSDVTTDMGGY from the coding sequence ATGAAGAAATTCCTCGTCCTTGCCCTCATTGTTGTCGCGGCGACCACCACGGCCGCCGAACCCTTTACTGCATTCCGTAGTGCTTGGGAGCCGCAACATCCATCATCTCCGGAGCATCAACCAACTCCGCAGCCACAAGAACATCCAGTTCCACATCAAAAGTTGAACCCATGCAGGGATGCCCTCCTACAACAGTGTAGCCCAGTTGCTGATATGTCATTCCTCCGGTCACAGGTGGTGCAACATAGCAGCTGCTTGGTAATGTGGGAGCAGTGCTGTCAGCAACTAAAAGCGATCCCCAAGCAGTCAAGATGCGAGGCCATCCACAACGTCGTGCACGCCATTattttgcaacaacaacaacaattggtACAAGCTACTTCCACCCAAcctcagcagcagcaacaacaaggtCAACAACAACAACAGGGTCTGGGTTCTAGCCAGCCACAACAACAAACACAACTGGATCAGGGTTGGATTGCGGTGATAGGGACATGGGTGATTCAGACCATCCCGGCAATGTGCGACGTGCATGTTCCACCATACTGCTACACCACCATATCACCATCCAGTGACGTCACTACCGACATGGGCGGCTACTGA